One part of the Microlunatus elymi genome encodes these proteins:
- a CDS encoding TIGR03936 family radical SAM-associated protein, protein MARRQPEQQAPPVQRLRIRYAKRGRLRFTSHRDFGRAFERALRRAGIPMAYSSGFSPHPRISYATASPTGAASEAEYLEIALAEVCVPEKVRDELDAALPTGLDVLAVVESDGTSLADRLTGSLWRIELPGVDQQLIEEAAAAFLAAESASTERMTKNGMRSFDARAAVVRLDVLAGAVSVVTEHLTPLVRPDDVLTAMTRLRPAFAPDLPQITRLLQGEIDHTTGEVTAPF, encoded by the coding sequence GTGGCACGACGGCAACCCGAACAGCAGGCTCCGCCGGTACAACGACTCCGGATTCGGTACGCCAAACGCGGCCGGCTCCGGTTCACCAGCCATCGCGACTTCGGCCGCGCCTTCGAACGAGCGCTGCGCCGGGCCGGCATCCCGATGGCGTACTCGTCCGGGTTCTCGCCGCACCCACGGATCTCGTACGCGACCGCCTCGCCGACCGGCGCCGCCAGTGAGGCCGAGTACCTGGAGATCGCGCTGGCCGAGGTGTGCGTTCCGGAGAAGGTACGAGACGAACTCGATGCCGCGCTGCCGACCGGTCTGGACGTGCTCGCTGTGGTCGAATCGGACGGTACGTCGCTGGCAGACCGGCTGACCGGATCGCTGTGGCGGATCGAACTGCCCGGTGTCGACCAGCAGTTGATCGAGGAGGCGGCGGCCGCGTTCCTGGCCGCCGAATCGGCCAGCACCGAACGGATGACCAAGAACGGGATGCGCAGCTTCGACGCGCGGGCCGCGGTGGTCCGGCTGGACGTGCTCGCCGGCGCGGTGAGCGTGGTGACCGAGCATCTGACTCCGCTGGTCCGCCCCGACGACGTGCTGACGGCGATGACCCGGCTGCGGCCGGCGTTCGCACCGGATCTGCCACAGATCACCCGGCTGCTGCAAGGTGAGATCGACCACACCACCGGCGAGGTCACCGCGCCGTTCTGA
- a CDS encoding FAD/NAD(P)-binding protein: MKPLVVAVVGAGPSGIYAAEALTQQSEIPVQVAVIDKLPVPFGLVRYGVAPDHPSIRSIRNTLERTLDRDDVSFFGNVAIGRDLSVEELRGVTDAVIYAYGAASDRHLEVPGEELVGSIAAPDLVAWYCGNPDVHPETSPSGRQSAAPIAEHTRFAEHNPIEDLITDTTQAVVVGAGNVALDVLRVLIKNTDELDSTDMADEVLGVLAKKSITDVHLLARRGPAWTAFTTKELRELGKLDDVDLILDPAEFDLDPASQDKINTDKIATRNLAAMLDWLQRTPSGAGRRIHLHFWTRPTKIIGTDRVERVELERTELNAEGRLVAAGPLSPIDAQLVVRSVGYRGTPLDSVPYEAATGRVPHAGGHVIRDGEFSPDEYVTGWIKRGPTGVIGTNKSDAVETVHALLRDVADEALAADHDINELRDLLAARGVTPLDLVAWHRIDAAELARGQGHGRDRTTIAHRSELLAAAEGADLSVGGLPIAKPPTDNSAEDAGQGRIR, from the coding sequence ATGAAGCCACTGGTGGTTGCAGTCGTCGGAGCCGGGCCGTCGGGGATCTACGCCGCCGAGGCGTTGACCCAGCAGAGCGAGATCCCGGTGCAGGTGGCGGTGATCGACAAACTGCCGGTGCCGTTCGGGCTGGTGCGGTACGGGGTGGCGCCGGACCATCCGAGCATCCGCTCCATCCGCAACACCCTGGAGCGGACGCTGGATCGCGACGACGTCAGCTTCTTCGGCAACGTCGCGATCGGCCGGGACCTGAGTGTCGAGGAGTTGCGTGGGGTCACCGATGCGGTGATCTACGCGTACGGCGCGGCCAGCGATCGGCATCTGGAGGTGCCGGGTGAGGAACTGGTCGGCAGCATCGCCGCCCCGGACCTGGTCGCCTGGTACTGCGGCAATCCGGACGTCCATCCGGAGACGTCGCCGAGCGGTCGGCAGTCGGCAGCCCCGATCGCCGAACACACCCGGTTCGCCGAACACAACCCGATCGAGGACCTGATCACCGACACCACCCAGGCCGTGGTGGTCGGTGCCGGCAACGTGGCCCTGGACGTACTCCGAGTGTTGATCAAGAACACCGACGAGCTTGACAGCACGGACATGGCCGACGAGGTGCTGGGCGTGCTGGCCAAGAAGTCGATCACCGACGTGCACCTGCTGGCGCGCCGTGGTCCGGCCTGGACCGCCTTCACCACCAAGGAACTACGCGAGCTGGGCAAGCTGGACGACGTCGATCTGATCTTGGACCCGGCCGAATTCGATCTTGATCCGGCCAGCCAGGACAAGATCAACACCGACAAGATCGCCACCCGGAACCTGGCCGCGATGCTGGACTGGCTGCAGCGCACGCCGAGCGGCGCCGGACGTCGGATCCACCTGCACTTCTGGACCCGGCCGACCAAGATCATCGGCACCGATCGCGTCGAGCGGGTCGAGCTGGAGCGGACCGAACTGAACGCCGAGGGTCGACTGGTCGCGGCGGGCCCGTTGTCGCCGATCGACGCTCAGTTGGTTGTCCGCTCGGTCGGCTATCGGGGCACCCCGCTGGACAGTGTCCCGTACGAGGCTGCGACCGGTCGGGTGCCGCACGCCGGCGGGCACGTGATCCGCGACGGCGAATTCTCGCCGGACGAGTACGTGACCGGCTGGATCAAGCGCGGCCCCACCGGGGTGATCGGAACCAACAAATCCGACGCGGTGGAGACGGTGCACGCGCTGCTGCGGGATGTCGCCGACGAGGCACTGGCCGCCGATCACGACATCAACGAGTTAAGGGACCTGCTGGCCGCCCGCGGTGTGACACCACTCGATCTTGTGGCTTGGCATCGGATCGACGCCGCCGAGCTGGCCCGCGGTCAGGGTCACGGCCGCGACCGCACCACCATCGCCCACCGCTCCGAACTCCTCGCCGCCGCCGAAGGAGCCGACTTGTCAGTCGGTGGTTTGCCTATAGCCAAACCACCGACTGACAACTCGGCGGAGGACGCGGGTCAGGGGCGGATACGGTAG
- a CDS encoding sodium/calcium exchanger protein, translating to MQRALRPVLICLAVAAPAVIVRLVGVHIPAPLALVLFGAAVVGASFMLAWAAEAAEHDISGGLAIAILAVIVVLPEYAVDLYFAYTAGSNPAHVAYAAANMTGSNRLLLGVGWAVVVIVALAVASKRTGRPVRAVILDVGYRLELGFLLIASLLSLIIPITGEINLLLGVVLLALFVYYLVRVAQGEGDDDPQLIGPAARIGDLPAGQRRPLVIGLFVVAAGLILFCAEPFANGLVETGSVLGIDQFLLVQWLAPLASEAPELIVAVIFAVRGKAGPAIGMLISAKVNQWTLLVGSLPIAYLAGGGSTALPMDGRQIEEFLLTAAQTLLGIAALLDLKFSRWLAWTLLGLFAVQFVVPGTEGRLILAAVYAAMAIGAMVYNRRQLLPTLTAPFRRHAVITASDTERTRQLTSR from the coding sequence GTGCAGCGAGCTCTCCGGCCGGTCCTGATCTGTCTCGCGGTTGCCGCCCCGGCGGTGATCGTGCGGCTGGTCGGCGTCCACATCCCGGCACCGCTGGCGCTGGTGCTCTTCGGCGCGGCGGTGGTCGGCGCGTCGTTCATGCTCGCCTGGGCCGCGGAGGCCGCCGAGCACGACATCTCCGGCGGACTGGCGATCGCCATCCTGGCCGTGATCGTGGTCCTGCCCGAGTACGCGGTCGACCTCTACTTCGCCTACACCGCCGGCAGCAATCCGGCCCACGTGGCCTACGCCGCGGCCAACATGACCGGCTCCAACCGCCTGCTGCTCGGCGTCGGCTGGGCGGTGGTGGTGATCGTCGCTCTGGCCGTGGCCAGCAAGCGGACCGGTCGGCCGGTTCGGGCGGTGATCCTGGACGTCGGCTACCGGCTGGAACTGGGTTTCCTGCTGATCGCATCCCTGTTGTCGTTGATCATCCCGATCACCGGCGAGATCAATCTGCTGCTCGGCGTCGTGCTGCTCGCACTCTTCGTCTACTACCTGGTCCGGGTCGCTCAGGGCGAGGGCGACGACGACCCGCAGCTGATCGGTCCGGCCGCGCGGATCGGTGACCTGCCGGCCGGCCAGCGGCGCCCGCTGGTGATCGGCCTGTTCGTGGTCGCGGCCGGGTTGATCCTGTTCTGCGCCGAGCCGTTCGCCAACGGGTTGGTGGAAACCGGGTCGGTGCTCGGCATCGATCAGTTCCTGCTGGTCCAGTGGCTGGCTCCACTGGCCTCGGAAGCGCCCGAGCTGATCGTCGCGGTCATCTTCGCGGTACGCGGCAAGGCCGGTCCGGCGATCGGAATGCTGATCTCGGCCAAGGTGAACCAGTGGACGCTGCTGGTCGGGAGCCTGCCGATCGCCTACCTCGCCGGGGGCGGTTCGACCGCGCTGCCGATGGACGGCCGGCAGATCGAGGAGTTCCTGCTCACCGCAGCCCAGACCCTGCTCGGCATCGCCGCCCTGCTTGATCTGAAGTTCTCCCGCTGGCTGGCCTGGACGCTGCTGGGACTCTTCGCGGTGCAGTTCGTGGTGCCCGGTACCGAAGGCCGATTGATCCTGGCCGCCGTCTACGCCGCGATGGCGATCGGCGCGATGGTCTACAACCGGCGCCAACTGCTGCCGACGCTGACGGCGCCCTTCCGCCGACACGCCGTGATCACCGCCTCGGACACCGAACGCACCCGCCAGCTCACTTCTCGGTGA
- a CDS encoding pyridoxamine 5'-phosphate oxidase family protein, with the protein MSAPTQQCTEAQPYTEITSAEQLTELIGSPLPATVNKERDRLDDLDVQWLKVSPFCVVATSDADGNVDASPKGDPAGRLAYVIDDRTIAIAERPGNKRADGYHNILSNPHVGLLFLIPGRGDTLRINGRARLVSDAPFFDQLIVKGHRPLLALVVEIDTIFHHCAKAFLRSQLWKPETWQPDAMPSRAEIAKRLDKKDEDFETLKSYYDEDNYSQKLYRG; encoded by the coding sequence ATGTCCGCACCCACCCAGCAGTGCACCGAGGCTCAGCCGTACACCGAGATCACCAGCGCCGAGCAGTTGACCGAACTGATCGGCAGCCCGTTGCCGGCCACGGTCAACAAGGAACGCGATCGGCTCGATGATCTCGACGTGCAGTGGCTGAAGGTCTCGCCGTTCTGCGTGGTGGCGACCAGCGACGCCGACGGCAACGTCGACGCCTCGCCGAAGGGCGATCCGGCCGGCCGGCTGGCGTACGTGATCGACGACCGCACCATTGCCATCGCCGAACGGCCCGGCAACAAGCGCGCCGACGGCTACCACAACATCTTGTCCAACCCCCATGTCGGCCTGCTGTTCCTGATCCCCGGTCGCGGCGACACGCTGCGGATCAACGGCCGCGCCCGGCTGGTCAGCGACGCCCCGTTCTTCGACCAGCTGATCGTCAAGGGGCACCGGCCGCTGCTCGCGCTGGTGGTCGAGATCGACACCATCTTCCACCACTGCGCCAAGGCGTTCCTGCGCTCGCAGCTGTGGAAGCCGGAGACCTGGCAGCCGGACGCGATGCCGTCCCGTGCCGAGATCGCCAAACGGCTGGACAAGAAGGACGAGGACTTCGAGACGCTCAAGTCCTACTACGACGAGGACAACTACAGCCAGAAGCTCTACCGCGGCTGA
- a CDS encoding GyrI-like domain-containing protein — protein MWTEPTLAERTAQPYAAIRVRVPMPEIAQVVPPLNGEVFGWLAEHGGKPTGPPFWKYNVIDMERELEIEAGVTVESAINADDRVRGGVLPAGTYATLTNTGHPDSLMEATAALLAYGNERGWSWDRTDDPDGDRWGCRLEFYLTDPDEEPDLTKWQTELVFRLRDGSPG, from the coding sequence ATGTGGACCGAACCGACGCTGGCCGAACGCACCGCGCAGCCGTACGCGGCGATCCGGGTGCGCGTGCCCATGCCGGAGATCGCCCAGGTGGTGCCGCCGCTGAACGGCGAGGTGTTCGGCTGGCTCGCCGAACACGGCGGCAAACCGACCGGGCCACCGTTCTGGAAGTACAACGTGATCGACATGGAGCGTGAGCTGGAGATCGAGGCCGGCGTCACCGTCGAGTCCGCGATCAACGCTGACGATCGGGTACGGGGCGGCGTGCTGCCGGCCGGGACGTACGCCACCCTGACGAACACCGGCCACCCGGACAGCCTGATGGAGGCGACCGCGGCGCTGCTGGCCTACGGCAACGAACGCGGCTGGTCCTGGGATCGGACCGACGACCCCGATGGCGATCGGTGGGGCTGTCGGCTGGAGTTCTACCTGACCGATCCGGACGAGGAACCGGATCTGACGAAGTGGCAGACCGAGCTCGTCTTCCGGCTGCGCGACGGGTCGCCCGGGTAG
- a CDS encoding type II toxin-antitoxin system VapC family toxin, whose protein sequence is MARVIALDAGVLIALFDANDAHHAAAEELFADNADEPMTIGPINQAEVLVRAARENRDEQMLSDLRSLDISTTQLPDDAAPRLARLRARTGAKMPDCCVLLTAEQVSGRVATFDDRLRQVALSLGLRVVDLPSGRPAE, encoded by the coding sequence ATGGCCCGAGTGATCGCGCTCGATGCGGGTGTCCTGATCGCACTGTTCGATGCGAATGACGCCCACCACGCGGCGGCGGAGGAGTTGTTCGCCGACAACGCCGACGAACCGATGACGATCGGGCCGATCAACCAGGCAGAAGTGTTGGTCCGAGCTGCCCGCGAAAACCGTGATGAACAAATGCTGTCGGACCTACGAAGTTTGGACATCTCGACGACTCAGCTTCCCGATGACGCCGCGCCGCGGTTGGCTCGTTTGCGGGCTCGTACGGGCGCGAAGATGCCGGATTGCTGCGTGCTGCTGACCGCCGAGCAGGTCTCCGGTCGAGTGGCGACCTTCGATGATCGACTCCGTCAGGTGGCCCTCTCGCTCGGGTTGCGCGTGGTCGACCTGCCGTCCGGCCGACCAGCCGAGTAG
- a CDS encoding NmrA family NAD(P)-binding protein — MTNTTTTNTAGTAGSTATRTVLVLGGTGKTGRRVADRLRRHDDLTVRIGSRRAEPSFDWTEPAGWAAALAGCDAVYLSYQPDLAVPGSVGDITEFCRQAKLAGVRRIVLLSGRGEPEARACEQVVEQSGIEHTILRCSWFMQNFSEDYLLDGVLAGEVVLPATEVPEPFVDADDIADVAVAALLEDRHKNQLYELTGPRSITFAEAVRETTRATGRKINYITVPLDDYLAQLATYGVPDEVGQLLGYLFGTVLDGRNAEPVDGVRQALGREATSFADFAGRTAGTGVWDEVAR, encoded by the coding sequence ATGACGAACACCACCACGACAAATACCGCCGGCACCGCCGGTTCGACCGCGACCCGTACCGTCCTCGTCCTCGGCGGCACCGGCAAGACCGGTCGCCGGGTCGCCGATCGACTCCGTCGCCACGACGACCTCACGGTACGGATCGGGTCCCGGCGGGCCGAACCGTCCTTCGACTGGACCGAGCCGGCCGGCTGGGCCGCAGCCCTCGCCGGTTGCGACGCCGTCTACCTCAGCTATCAACCCGATCTAGCGGTGCCGGGTTCGGTCGGTGACATCACCGAATTCTGTCGGCAGGCCAAGCTCGCAGGTGTCCGCCGGATCGTGCTGCTCTCCGGTCGGGGTGAGCCGGAGGCTCGGGCCTGCGAGCAGGTCGTCGAGCAGTCCGGCATCGAGCACACCATCCTGCGCTGCAGCTGGTTCATGCAGAACTTCAGCGAGGACTACCTGCTGGACGGCGTGCTGGCGGGCGAGGTGGTGCTGCCGGCGACGGAGGTGCCCGAGCCGTTCGTGGACGCCGACGACATCGCCGACGTCGCGGTAGCGGCCCTGCTCGAGGATCGCCACAAGAATCAGTTGTATGAGCTGACGGGGCCGCGGTCGATCACGTTCGCCGAAGCCGTACGGGAGACAACCCGGGCCACCGGACGCAAGATCAACTACATCACCGTGCCGTTGGACGACTACCTTGCTCAGCTGGCGACGTACGGCGTACCCGACGAGGTCGGGCAGTTGCTCGGCTACCTGTTCGGCACCGTGCTGGACGGCCGCAACGCTGAGCCGGTCGACGGCGTCCGCCAGGCGCTGGGGCGGGAGGCGACCAGCTTCGCCGACTTCGCGGGTCGTACCGCTGGCACCGGCGTCTGGGACGAGGTGGCCCGATGA
- a CDS encoding TIGR03960 family B12-binding radical SAM protein, which translates to MTVELTITPESGSARGGPAPESVFPRLEPLLAKVGKPIQYVGGELNSVVKDWSSTSVRWCLMYPDAYEVGLPNQGVQILYEVLNEQDWILAERTYAVWPDLEALMREQQLPQFSVDSHRPVGAFDVLGVSFATELGYTNLLNAIDLAQLPLHTVDRREDDPIVLAGGHAAFNPEPIADFIDAAVLGDGEEIALKISDVIREWKDEDRPGGRDGLLFRLAATGGVYVPTFYDVSYLPDGRIQRIAPNRSGVPFRIAKHTVMDLDAWPYPKKPLVPLAETVHERFSVEIFRGCTRGCRFCQAGMITRPVRERNIETVGAMVQNGIEQTGLEEVGLLSLSSADHSEIGDITKQLADRYDGSNVSLSLPSTRVDAFNIDLAGELSRNGRRSGLTFAPEGGSERMRKVINKMVSEDDLINTVAAAYGNGWRQVKLYFMCGLPTETDEDVLAIADLAKRVIDTGRKVSGRSDIRCTVSIGGFVPKPHTPFQWAGQADPDTIDSRLAKLREEVRSDRRYGKAIGFRYHDGKPGSIEGLLSRGDRRVGKIIEAVWRDGGRFDGWNEHFSFARWVSAAEQGLAGTGVDLDWYTVRERDYAEVLPWDHLDSGLDRDWLWEDWQDALDEVELDDCRWTPCFDCGVCPQMDTSIQIGPTGKKLLPIAEVKHKVTA; encoded by the coding sequence ATGACTGTTGAGCTGACCATCACACCGGAATCGGGCTCCGCCCGGGGCGGCCCCGCTCCCGAATCCGTCTTCCCGCGGCTGGAGCCGCTGCTGGCGAAGGTCGGCAAGCCGATCCAGTACGTCGGCGGCGAGCTGAACAGTGTGGTCAAGGACTGGTCGTCGACCAGCGTCCGCTGGTGCCTGATGTATCCGGACGCGTACGAGGTCGGGCTGCCGAACCAGGGCGTGCAGATCCTCTACGAGGTGCTGAACGAGCAGGACTGGATCCTCGCCGAACGGACGTACGCGGTGTGGCCGGACCTGGAGGCGCTGATGCGCGAGCAGCAGCTGCCGCAGTTCAGTGTGGACAGTCACCGGCCGGTCGGCGCCTTCGACGTGCTCGGCGTCAGCTTCGCCACCGAACTCGGCTACACCAACCTGCTGAACGCGATCGACCTGGCGCAGCTGCCGTTGCACACCGTCGATCGTCGCGAGGACGATCCGATCGTGCTGGCCGGCGGGCACGCCGCCTTCAACCCGGAGCCGATCGCCGACTTCATCGACGCCGCCGTGCTCGGCGACGGCGAGGAGATCGCGCTGAAGATCAGCGACGTGATCCGGGAGTGGAAGGACGAGGACCGGCCGGGCGGCCGGGACGGGCTGCTGTTCCGGTTGGCCGCCACCGGCGGCGTCTACGTGCCGACGTTCTACGACGTCAGTTATCTGCCGGACGGCCGGATCCAGCGGATCGCGCCGAACCGCAGCGGGGTCCCGTTCCGGATCGCCAAGCACACGGTGATGGACCTGGATGCCTGGCCGTATCCGAAGAAGCCGCTGGTGCCGCTGGCCGAGACCGTGCACGAGCGTTTCTCGGTCGAGATTTTCCGCGGCTGCACCCGCGGCTGCCGGTTCTGCCAGGCCGGGATGATCACCAGGCCGGTTCGCGAACGCAACATCGAGACTGTCGGCGCCATGGTGCAGAACGGAATCGAGCAGACCGGGCTGGAGGAGGTCGGGCTGCTCAGTCTGTCCAGTGCCGATCATTCCGAGATCGGCGACATCACCAAACAACTCGCGGATCGCTACGACGGCAGCAATGTCTCGCTGTCGCTGCCGAGCACCCGGGTGGACGCGTTCAACATTGATCTGGCAGGAGAGTTGTCCCGCAACGGGCGCCGATCCGGGCTGACCTTCGCCCCCGAGGGCGGGTCGGAGCGGATGCGCAAGGTGATCAACAAGATGGTCTCCGAGGACGACTTGATCAACACCGTTGCGGCCGCGTACGGGAACGGTTGGCGGCAGGTGAAGCTCTACTTCATGTGCGGCCTGCCCACCGAGACCGACGAGGACGTGCTGGCGATCGCCGATCTGGCCAAGCGGGTGATCGACACCGGCCGCAAGGTCAGCGGACGCTCCGACATCCGTTGCACGGTGAGCATCGGCGGCTTCGTACCCAAGCCGCACACCCCGTTCCAATGGGCCGGCCAGGCGGATCCGGACACCATCGACTCGCGGCTGGCCAAGCTACGTGAGGAAGTCCGGTCGGATCGTCGCTACGGCAAGGCGATCGGCTTCCGGTATCACGACGGCAAGCCCGGCAGCATCGAAGGACTGCTCAGCCGTGGTGATCGCCGGGTGGGCAAGATCATCGAGGCGGTCTGGCGCGACGGCGGCCGCTTCGACGGCTGGAACGAGCATTTCTCCTTTGCTCGTTGGGTTTCCGCCGCTGAGCAGGGGCTGGCCGGCACCGGTGTTGATCTTGATTGGTACACCGTCCGGGAGCGCGACTACGCCGAGGTGCTGCCCTGGGATCATCTCGATTCCGGGCTGGATCGGGACTGGCTCTGGGAAGACTGGCAGGACGCCCTGGACGAGGTCGAACTCGACGACTGCCGCTGGACCCCGTGCTTCGACTGCGGTGTCTGCCCGCAGATGGACACCAGCATCCAGATCGGGCCCACCGGCAAGAAGCTGCTGCCCATCGCCGAGGTCAAGCACAAGGTCACCGCCTAA
- a CDS encoding ArsR/SmtB family transcription factor: MIPDPTGPQLDTAARTFALLSAPVRLHLVALASEGEYDVGTLSERVGVSIATASQHLSKLRLAGVVSSRRDGRRQIYTVDDPHVITMVEQIFEHIAPDGTLAPDPPMPLRQMLTQSESRPSDGSR, translated from the coding sequence GTGATCCCCGACCCGACCGGCCCGCAACTCGACACCGCGGCGCGTACCTTCGCGTTGTTGTCGGCACCGGTGCGGCTGCATCTGGTCGCCCTTGCTTCCGAGGGCGAGTACGACGTGGGCACCCTGTCCGAGCGGGTCGGCGTCTCCATCGCCACCGCCAGCCAGCACCTGTCCAAGCTGCGGTTGGCGGGCGTGGTGAGCAGCCGCCGGGACGGCCGCCGACAGATCTACACCGTCGACGACCCGCACGTGATCACCATGGTCGAGCAGATCTTCGAGCACATCGCCCCCGACGGCACCCTCGCCCCCGACCCGCCGATGCCGCTGCGCCAGATGCTCACCCAATCGGAGTCCCGTCCCTCCGACGGCTCCCGCTGA
- a CDS encoding AraC family transcriptional regulator produces the protein MDALSSLLNGPRARGAFLLRSMMSGPWSMRIEDEAPLTVVVLLTGSAFLTPERGEPARLEPGDAVVALGPDPYLVADRPDRSPQVKILPGQRCVTLEGEDLADQLSQGIRSWGNSADPETIMITGTYTSAGEVSRRLLDALPQLVVLPRTQTPSPIVDVLSAEMIKERPGQEVVLDRLLDLLLIDILRSWFTAQHDHAPGWYRATDDPQLGPVLGLIHDHPAEPWTVPGLAAAAGMSRAALARRFTALVGESPMSYLSGWRLALAADLLQESDRTLESIAREVGYGSAFALSTAFKRHHGLSPRDYRTQAA, from the coding sequence ATGGATGCCTTGAGCAGTCTGTTGAACGGCCCGCGGGCGCGGGGCGCCTTCCTGCTCCGGTCGATGATGAGCGGGCCGTGGTCGATGCGGATCGAGGACGAGGCCCCGCTGACCGTGGTGGTGCTGTTGACCGGCTCGGCCTTCCTCACGCCGGAACGAGGTGAACCGGCCCGCCTGGAGCCGGGGGACGCGGTGGTCGCGCTCGGACCGGACCCGTACCTGGTCGCCGACCGGCCGGACCGCAGCCCGCAGGTGAAGATCCTGCCCGGGCAGCGCTGCGTCACGCTGGAGGGTGAGGATCTGGCCGATCAGCTGAGCCAGGGGATCCGGAGTTGGGGCAACAGTGCCGACCCGGAAACGATCATGATCACCGGCACCTACACCAGCGCGGGCGAGGTGAGCCGCCGGTTGTTGGACGCGCTGCCGCAGTTGGTGGTGCTGCCGCGGACGCAGACGCCGAGCCCCATCGTCGACGTGCTGTCGGCGGAGATGATCAAGGAACGGCCCGGCCAGGAAGTGGTCCTCGATCGGCTACTGGACCTGCTGTTGATCGACATCCTGCGGAGCTGGTTCACCGCCCAGCACGATCACGCGCCGGGCTGGTATCGCGCCACCGACGATCCGCAGCTCGGCCCGGTGCTCGGGCTGATTCATGATCATCCGGCCGAACCGTGGACGGTGCCCGGTCTGGCCGCCGCGGCGGGCATGTCCCGGGCGGCGTTGGCCCGGCGATTCACTGCCCTGGTTGGAGAATCACCGATGAGTTACCTCAGCGGGTGGCGACTGGCGCTGGCCGCCGACCTGCTGCAGGAGTCCGACCGGACCCTGGAATCCATCGCCCGCGAGGTCGGCTACGGCAGCGCCTTCGCCCTCAGTACCGCCTTCAAGCGCCACCACGGCCTCAGCCCCCGCGACTACCGCACCCAAGCCGCATAA
- a CDS encoding DUF1707 SHOCT-like domain-containing protein, protein MIISMQSHSPGRPGPAHRPGFGELTWYGGERIGDVERSATCDALADHFAAGRLGSEDLEYRLNLAVQAVTRDDLLRLTADLPASGPSAAPTVRQPTPGGLQPPRSWPAMSVLAALGLIGSLLIAGGMLIVLGLVSPVLFLGACVGGLAAAVGGASAGYLLQQHVRLRRPDEPERR, encoded by the coding sequence ATGATCATCTCCATGCAGAGCCACTCCCCAGGCCGGCCCGGCCCAGCGCATCGGCCCGGATTCGGCGAACTGACGTGGTACGGCGGCGAGCGCATCGGCGACGTCGAACGGTCGGCTACCTGCGATGCACTCGCCGACCACTTCGCCGCGGGCCGGCTGGGATCGGAGGATCTGGAATACCGGCTGAACCTCGCCGTGCAGGCGGTGACCCGGGATGACCTGCTCCGGCTGACCGCCGACCTGCCGGCTTCCGGTCCGTCGGCCGCCCCGACGGTCCGGCAGCCGACGCCCGGAGGGTTGCAACCGCCGCGTTCCTGGCCCGCGATGAGCGTGCTGGCCGCACTCGGGCTGATCGGATCGCTGCTGATCGCCGGCGGGATGCTGATCGTGCTCGGCCTGGTCTCCCCGGTGTTGTTCCTCGGCGCCTGCGTCGGCGGGCTCGCGGCCGCGGTCGGCGGCGCCAGCGCCGGCTACCTGCTGCAGCAGCACGTCCGGCTCCGCCGTCCCGATGAACCCGAACGGCGATGA
- a CDS encoding anthrone oxygenase family protein — MNALTKISLVLAAITSGLTAGLFWGYAYSVMPALRTVDDKTFVTVMNKINVVILNGWFGFCFGGGLALAVIAMIMVLISRNTAAMPWAIASAVLFLAAVIVTSVINVPLNNGLATVAATADPGALAAARAHFEAPWNKANVIRAGLHTAAFVAGCIALLAYRIRP; from the coding sequence ATGAACGCGCTGACCAAGATCAGTTTGGTGCTGGCCGCGATCACCTCCGGCCTGACCGCGGGTCTGTTCTGGGGCTACGCCTACTCGGTGATGCCGGCCCTGCGAACGGTCGACGACAAGACCTTCGTGACCGTGATGAACAAGATCAACGTGGTGATCCTGAACGGCTGGTTCGGCTTCTGCTTCGGCGGCGGACTGGCGCTCGCGGTGATCGCGATGATCATGGTGCTGATCTCCCGGAACACCGCGGCAATGCCGTGGGCCATTGCCTCGGCGGTGCTTTTCCTGGCCGCGGTGATCGTCACCTCGGTGATCAACGTCCCGCTGAACAACGGCCTGGCGACCGTTGCCGCGACCGCTGACCCCGGCGCCCTGGCAGCCGCCCGGGCACACTTCGAGGCGCCGTGGAACAAGGCCAACGTGATCCGCGCCGGGCTACACACCGCCGCCTTCGTCGCCGGCTGCATCGCGCTACTCGCCTACCGTATCCGCCCCTGA